In Humulus lupulus chromosome 6, drHumLupu1.1, whole genome shotgun sequence, a single genomic region encodes these proteins:
- the LOC133782185 gene encoding uncharacterized protein LOC133782185: MDSLLANYASSDEEQDDQPHPHPHPPPKHTALPDPSSISNTSSSSSLLFSSLPKPVSSSSPIIQTPKEDSKTVLKSGGTVSKTSSLFSALPQPKPTSNLSSSQPNAKRVVQFRPPINPLVKSRGIDEEDDDEEEQEKKEKERRRRREPESSSETSWGRSLLSSMPAARNSVTLGALPSSGSGRRAIVETEVSASNSGASRTEKESTVDTSSVNHDNSGNYQLGVDQNSGNYAQHYGDENYGPGTDQNAGNYGYYENCNSGFDQNAVVHQKVSEFGGGDRSSYGNHDGYGSYGDYTQYPNNWVDKSTAAVPEIPDVNLSCFRSGKRGRNEIPTDIVEVKQDDLIKDRPREDQVKLTGIAFGPSYQPVSTKGKPTKMHKRKHQIGSLYFDMKQKEMELSERRAKGFLTKAETQAKYGW, encoded by the exons ATGGACTCTCTACTAGCCAACTACGCCTCTTCCGACGAAGAACAAGACGATCAGCCACACCCACACCCACACCCACCTCCAAAACACACAGCTTTGCCCGACCCATCCTCCATCTCCAACACCTCATCCTCTTCCTCTTTGCTTTTCTCTTCCCTCCCCAAACCCGTATCTTCTTCTTCGCCCATTATCCAAACCCCTAAAGAAGATTCGAAAACCGTCCTCAAATCCGGCGGGACTGTTTCAAAGACGTCGTCTCTCTTCTCCGCTCTTCCTCAGCCCAAACCCACGTCCAATCTTTCTTCTTCGCAGCCTAATGCCAAAAGGGTCGTCCAATTCAGGCCTCCAATCAATCCCTTGGTAAAATCGAGAGGAATCGATGAAGAAGATGACGACGAGGAAGAGCaggagaagaaggagaaggaAAGAAGGCGAAGAAGAGAGCCCGAATCTTCGTCCGAAACCTCTTGGGGGAGGTCTTTACTGTCGAGTATGCCGGCCGCTAGGAACTCCGTTACCTTGGGCGCCCTTCCATCCTCTGGTTCGGGCCGAAGAGCCATTGTCGAAACCGAGGTCTCTGCGTCGAATTCAGGTGCTTCTAGAACTGAGAAGGAATCGACGGTCGATACAAGTTCTGTGAATCATGATAATTCAGGGAATTACCAATTGGGTGTTGATCAAAATAGTGGGAATTATGCGCAACACTATGGCGATGAAAATTATGGACCGGGTACTGACCAAAATGCAGGTAATTATGGTTACTATGAGAATTGCAATTCGGGTTTTGATCAAAATGCAGTCGTTCACCAAAAGGTATCTGAATTTGGTGGTGGAGATCGTTCAAGTTACGGTAACCATGATGGTTATGGGAGCTATGGTGATTATACCCAATATCCAAACAATTGGGTTGATAAATCGACGGCTGCAGTACCGGAGATTCCAGACGTGAATCTAAGTTGTTTTAGAAGCGGAAAGAGAGGAAGGAATGAGATTCCTACAGATATAGTTGAGGTGAAGCAAGACGATTTGATCAAGGACAGGCCGAGGGAGGACCAGGTCAAGTTAACTGGAATAGCTTTTGGGCCTTCTTACCAG CCGGTTTCAACCAAGGGGAAGCCTACGAAGATGCATAAGAGGAAGCATCAGATTGGTTCATTATATTTTGATATGAAGCAGAAAGAGATGGAACTATCAGAGAGGCGTGCTAAAGGATTCCTCACAAAAGCTGAAACACAAGCCAAGTATGGTTGGTGA